A region of Myxococcus stipitatus DSM 14675 DNA encodes the following proteins:
- a CDS encoding RNA polymerase sigma factor, producing MRERMNEVEQTEGYYRRYGEAVHRRCVRLLGDEALAWDSTQEVFLRVHSNLAQLRAAGSALSWLLTVADRQCFSVLRRQRTEATHALTRLAPLPAVSTFPEATLERLLVDADLVRRVLAHCPEDVQRIVAHRFIDELEQEQIALLLDVSRKTVQRKLQAFFDTARRLLDVAPHAEPRKGPAPA from the coding sequence GTGCGCGAGCGGATGAACGAGGTCGAGCAGACCGAGGGCTACTACCGTCGCTACGGCGAGGCCGTGCATCGGCGGTGTGTGAGATTGCTCGGTGACGAGGCGTTGGCTTGGGACTCGACGCAGGAGGTGTTCCTGCGCGTCCATTCCAACCTGGCGCAACTTCGCGCCGCGGGCTCCGCGCTGTCGTGGCTGCTCACCGTGGCGGACCGACAGTGCTTCTCGGTGCTGCGCCGCCAACGTACCGAGGCCACCCATGCGCTGACGCGACTGGCTCCGCTTCCGGCGGTCAGCACCTTCCCCGAGGCCACGCTGGAGCGACTGTTGGTGGACGCGGACCTGGTGCGACGCGTCCTCGCGCACTGCCCGGAGGACGTCCAGCGCATCGTCGCCCATCGCTTCATCGACGAGCTGGAGCAGGAGCAGATCGCCCTGCTGCTCGACGTCTCTCGCAAGACAGTGCAACGCAAGTTGCAAGCCTTCTTCGACACCGCGCGGCGACTCCTGGATGTTGCCCCTCACGCCGAGCCGCGAAAGGGACCGGCCCCCGCATGA
- a CDS encoding caspase family protein: MSARAAWLSGVLLVLFATSVARAESRFAISVGHNLGWDTDEPLRWAQQDAERMDAVFGQLGGVPEDRRLLLRGESVSNLKLGLARMRGRIEESRRAGERTLLFFFYSGHGDEVALRLGGEALPLAELQRLLSEVPATVTVAVLDACHSGALVRGRSKGLKSAPAFDVSFLRQVGPQGRVFIASAGAHEVAQESDSLRGSFFTHHLISGLRGAADVDADGRVSLTEAYGHVYHRTLAGSHASTAAVQHPELSSQLAGEGDLFLTTLSRAHAQLELPPRVGDSVVLVDERTLQVMAEVEPRGEAPVRVALPAGRYRVQVRRGPEVLYGKVYLSWGDQQRLKPEALEVRTLALHQRKGALLEASNWRLQVGLGAGRSSTQLGGWGPQVGVLFARESSGGQGLSFLGGLGLGATRGATRAQRFEHVELGLWSGLGLAGAMGRVWMGAHAGVGVLGLAQRATSPDAERRRTLGLPTQRTRMGAGAAAFAALSAEVPVSARTGLFARVGGHVALMREDEKLRTQLAPQLMLGCTWGL; encoded by the coding sequence GTGAGTGCCCGGGCCGCGTGGCTCTCCGGCGTCCTGCTCGTCCTGTTCGCCACCTCCGTCGCGCGCGCGGAGAGCCGCTTCGCGATCAGCGTCGGCCACAACCTGGGCTGGGACACGGACGAGCCCCTGCGCTGGGCTCAGCAGGATGCGGAGCGCATGGACGCCGTCTTCGGTCAGCTCGGCGGTGTGCCGGAGGACCGTCGTCTCCTGCTGCGTGGTGAGTCGGTCTCCAACCTCAAGCTGGGGCTCGCGCGGATGCGAGGCCGCATCGAGGAGTCACGGCGTGCAGGAGAGCGCACGCTGTTGTTCTTCTTCTACTCGGGCCATGGGGACGAGGTGGCGCTGCGCCTGGGCGGCGAGGCCCTCCCGCTCGCGGAGCTGCAACGCCTGTTGTCCGAGGTCCCCGCCACCGTCACCGTCGCCGTGCTGGACGCCTGTCACAGCGGCGCGCTCGTGCGAGGTCGCTCGAAGGGCCTCAAGTCCGCGCCGGCCTTCGATGTCTCCTTCCTCCGGCAGGTGGGACCTCAGGGGCGCGTGTTCATCGCCTCGGCGGGAGCACACGAGGTGGCGCAGGAGTCGGACAGCCTCCGGGGCTCGTTCTTCACCCACCATCTGATTTCAGGCCTGCGGGGCGCGGCGGACGTGGACGCCGACGGACGCGTCTCGCTCACGGAGGCCTATGGCCACGTCTATCACCGCACGCTGGCGGGCTCTCATGCGTCCACGGCGGCGGTGCAGCATCCGGAGCTCTCCAGTCAGCTCGCTGGAGAAGGGGACTTGTTCCTCACCACGCTCTCGCGAGCCCACGCACAGCTCGAGCTGCCTCCCCGCGTGGGAGACAGCGTCGTGCTCGTCGACGAGCGCACGCTGCAGGTCATGGCGGAAGTGGAGCCCCGGGGGGAGGCGCCGGTGCGCGTCGCGCTGCCCGCCGGACGCTATCGGGTCCAGGTGCGACGGGGGCCCGAGGTGCTCTACGGCAAGGTGTATCTGTCCTGGGGCGACCAGCAGCGCTTGAAGCCCGAAGCCCTGGAGGTTCGCACGCTGGCCCTGCACCAGCGAAAGGGCGCGCTCCTGGAGGCCAGCAACTGGCGGCTTCAAGTGGGACTGGGGGCGGGCCGCTCATCGACGCAGCTGGGCGGCTGGGGGCCCCAGGTGGGCGTGCTGTTCGCGCGCGAGAGCTCCGGAGGGCAGGGGCTGTCCTTCCTCGGGGGGCTCGGTCTGGGGGCCACCCGGGGCGCCACGCGCGCGCAGCGCTTCGAGCACGTGGAGCTGGGACTCTGGAGTGGCCTGGGGCTGGCGGGTGCGATGGGGCGTGTCTGGATGGGCGCCCATGCGGGTGTCGGCGTGCTGGGGCTGGCCCAACGCGCGACGAGCCCGGACGCGGAGCGGCGCCGCACACTGGGCCTTCCCACACAGCGGACTCGCATGGGCGCGGGAGCGGCCGCCTTCGCCGCGCTCTCCGCGGAGGTTCCGGTGAGCGCACGCACGGGCCTCTTCGCGAGGGTGGGCGGCCATGTCGCGTTGATGCGGGAGGATGAGAAGCTCAGGACGCAACTCGCGCCACAACTGATGCTCGGTTGCACCTGGGGACTGTGA
- a CDS encoding protein kinase domain-containing protein, which yields MLGAFMDVGTERPSFALGNATARAPAFREAAAELHLRATGRPVSPDASGLPVAVAEFLMAHGIAREPQLTAKLRTLETVLGPLLRLVVSPVRPEIHRAMLELFTSAVRTAVLKPPPPRRVAPPPAPEPKAAAAPVTSGAPASIPPKPSTSSLPQLVGQHRRDVLEPRLQHLQKLLQSLQAVGNDFHTAPMDPGPAAQLVHFLGEVQTGATQAIAAASGLIAPNQEGAIRHLAVIEKVQTLFHGKDLNAPPPELLSGMACPQDAERIARLISAAAYSPSTVPVWLLTRWFGDTSSLPGRIGLLLKPSPRHGEMVEVVEWVDSLPTASRQLLPRCAAPPTGSSVLETLKETLEALLEQQRDDGQWRARLGSLDGFASEALLARLTAERNATTEALLTRTEGLARRVQLVETSLGSAAFGELRDALRAWPENPVPDTLNAVEFAIERLGPELSRLQPSLAALTGLAKKLRQSEAAPPSPSTPDPKTPEPLPPEPGASIEHPLSRVQNNRTHTYSASLAWVAVPNQGYGVLRFPVRLKFDQGVERAAEWVVEFSTDLLSTIPAEWRRQFLTVLPLQVAKGASYRDFTVEVPVTAHNADLIAKERRNITLQFTASRGPQRVTGSLHWQGLQRELPKYVSPLPITATRKEMDRHPLGVEREFTRLCDLVTGGRKSFRVHGPRRMGKTTVIRALREHFAQSPHVFVLESVVASQYSTAAEVWDAVAQRLSQAFNRPVNLGKVLPPPEEAFDAVREAAREKGYSTIYVLLDEAQALFTLSSDPRRLGEALKARLESSWAQPSDTRATLLLGLVGQAHLPELMGANLLGAISDAVTADGIRADELNQLLRMTQGEIGLQSTTEAREVLARQAGNLWILGSLLDRIATTCLQEGRPWFTVEDVERAVQRLVEADDAGTETTLWSYVRDVLNESDDKNVWRPSETFPVAMAWAHVRALGGELPKLRVDKVEFIHVTLQDWSHAVSIQKQRVEDAFALLQRQRVLRKDDSFDLPLLERLLLARASGPEPFADETDRRSLNRLGLRRLVAPPANGTENTLGGQASVYEGLFDGKSAAVRRVRLTDSKAEQRFIREVTLLERLNSASGDAVREAQAYLPRLFGTGIDPSAPEVGLVVYEWVVGTPLEARQLTANGALLVLQGLTRALAALRHCGIVHRDIRPANVLIRRNKNEPVLIDFGLSVAVDEIARTTALAGVLEFLPPEVKDRGASAWSHDGDMYSVGRTLADSLTAPAHSDTDVMGILQWMMRPAPKERPSPEAVLERIDALVSTRQVEQRSIELRQRFTDALKGLSPGLQEAASGSIVDFVAAQSGIATPKLRLLRASEFLENLVQAKVRLDYPAVAELMDNSPARTFLKAISEHRPKLPAGLRPLADCESAHTVGELRNAAAHGAQAELIIGRAHRYLPANLRSGVPLDDAAQRAFRTAIENVGDAVATLLARPAVRQLVREWLTP from the coding sequence ATGCTCGGGGCATTCATGGATGTCGGCACCGAGCGACCTTCCTTCGCGCTGGGGAATGCCACAGCGCGGGCTCCCGCGTTTCGAGAGGCGGCCGCGGAACTTCATCTGAGGGCCACGGGGCGCCCCGTGTCCCCGGACGCCTCCGGGCTCCCCGTGGCGGTTGCCGAGTTCCTGATGGCACACGGCATCGCCCGCGAGCCGCAGCTGACGGCGAAGCTTCGTACGCTCGAGACTGTTCTGGGTCCCCTCCTGCGGCTCGTCGTCTCACCCGTGCGCCCCGAGATTCACCGGGCGATGCTCGAGCTCTTCACCTCCGCCGTCCGAACAGCGGTCCTCAAGCCGCCCCCTCCTCGTCGAGTCGCGCCCCCCCCGGCACCTGAGCCGAAAGCAGCCGCGGCGCCAGTCACCTCCGGAGCACCGGCCAGCATTCCACCCAAGCCCAGCACATCCTCCCTGCCCCAGCTCGTTGGCCAGCACCGGCGCGACGTCCTGGAGCCGCGCCTCCAACACCTGCAGAAGCTCCTGCAGAGCCTGCAAGCCGTAGGCAATGACTTCCATACCGCCCCCATGGACCCCGGCCCGGCGGCGCAGCTCGTCCACTTCCTGGGGGAGGTCCAGACCGGTGCCACCCAAGCCATCGCGGCCGCCTCCGGGCTCATCGCCCCGAACCAGGAGGGAGCCATCCGCCATCTCGCTGTCATCGAGAAGGTCCAGACGTTGTTTCACGGCAAGGATTTGAACGCCCCTCCTCCTGAGCTCCTGTCCGGAATGGCCTGCCCTCAAGACGCGGAGCGCATCGCCAGACTCATCTCGGCAGCGGCATACTCTCCATCCACGGTCCCCGTCTGGCTGCTCACCCGCTGGTTTGGTGACACGTCCTCCTTGCCCGGCCGCATCGGCCTCCTGCTCAAACCGTCCCCACGACATGGCGAGATGGTGGAAGTGGTCGAGTGGGTCGACTCCCTCCCGACAGCCTCACGACAGCTCCTGCCTCGGTGCGCGGCGCCCCCGACGGGGAGCTCGGTCCTGGAGACGCTCAAGGAGACGCTGGAAGCACTGCTCGAACAGCAGCGCGACGATGGTCAATGGAGGGCGCGGCTCGGCTCGCTCGATGGATTCGCGTCCGAAGCGCTTCTGGCACGATTGACGGCGGAGCGGAATGCGACCACGGAGGCACTCCTCACCCGGACCGAGGGGCTCGCACGGCGTGTCCAACTCGTCGAGACCTCCCTCGGCTCCGCGGCGTTCGGAGAGCTCCGTGACGCGCTCCGGGCGTGGCCCGAGAACCCTGTCCCGGACACCCTCAATGCCGTGGAGTTCGCCATCGAGCGCCTGGGCCCCGAACTCTCGAGGCTCCAGCCGAGCCTCGCGGCGCTGACGGGCCTGGCCAAGAAGCTGAGACAATCCGAAGCCGCGCCCCCGTCGCCATCGACTCCAGACCCCAAGACACCCGAGCCCCTCCCACCTGAACCCGGGGCCTCCATCGAGCACCCGCTCTCCCGGGTTCAGAACAACAGGACCCATACATACAGCGCGAGCCTGGCCTGGGTCGCCGTTCCCAATCAGGGATACGGAGTCCTGCGATTCCCAGTGCGCCTGAAGTTCGACCAGGGGGTGGAGCGGGCAGCGGAGTGGGTGGTGGAGTTCTCGACAGACCTGTTGAGCACCATTCCCGCGGAGTGGCGCCGGCAATTCCTCACGGTGCTGCCTCTCCAGGTGGCCAAAGGCGCGAGCTACCGGGACTTCACCGTCGAGGTTCCTGTCACCGCTCACAATGCGGACCTGATTGCGAAGGAGCGCCGGAACATCACCCTCCAGTTCACGGCGTCGCGAGGTCCTCAGCGCGTCACGGGCTCGCTTCATTGGCAGGGACTGCAACGCGAGCTTCCCAAGTACGTCTCCCCGCTGCCCATCACCGCCACGCGCAAGGAGATGGACCGGCATCCCCTGGGCGTCGAGCGGGAGTTCACCCGCCTGTGCGACCTGGTGACGGGGGGGCGCAAGTCATTCCGGGTCCACGGCCCCAGGCGGATGGGGAAGACCACCGTCATTCGAGCCCTCCGCGAGCACTTCGCCCAGTCCCCCCATGTGTTCGTGCTCGAGAGCGTCGTGGCGAGCCAGTACTCGACCGCCGCGGAGGTCTGGGATGCGGTCGCGCAGCGGCTCAGCCAGGCGTTCAATCGCCCGGTGAACCTCGGCAAGGTGCTCCCCCCGCCGGAGGAAGCCTTCGATGCCGTCCGAGAAGCGGCCCGGGAGAAGGGGTACTCCACCATCTACGTGCTCCTCGACGAGGCCCAGGCACTCTTCACGCTCTCCAGTGACCCGAGACGGCTGGGTGAGGCACTCAAGGCCCGTCTCGAGTCCTCATGGGCACAGCCCAGCGACACCCGCGCCACGCTCCTCCTCGGCCTCGTGGGCCAGGCACACCTGCCCGAGCTGATGGGCGCCAATCTCCTCGGGGCCATCAGCGACGCGGTGACCGCTGACGGAATCCGTGCGGACGAGCTCAATCAACTCTTGAGGATGACCCAAGGCGAGATCGGCCTGCAGAGCACGACGGAGGCACGCGAGGTCCTGGCACGACAGGCAGGCAACCTGTGGATCCTGGGCAGCCTGCTCGACCGTATCGCCACGACCTGTCTGCAGGAAGGGCGCCCTTGGTTCACGGTGGAGGACGTCGAGCGCGCGGTCCAGCGGCTGGTGGAGGCGGATGATGCGGGCACCGAGACCACGCTCTGGAGCTACGTGCGGGATGTGCTCAACGAGAGCGATGACAAGAACGTCTGGCGCCCCTCGGAGACGTTCCCCGTCGCGATGGCCTGGGCCCACGTGCGCGCGCTGGGTGGGGAGCTTCCCAAGCTGCGCGTCGACAAGGTGGAGTTCATCCATGTGACGCTCCAGGACTGGAGTCACGCGGTCAGCATCCAGAAGCAGCGCGTGGAGGATGCCTTCGCGCTTCTCCAACGACAGCGGGTGCTTCGCAAGGATGACTCGTTCGACCTGCCGCTCCTCGAGCGACTCCTGCTCGCGCGTGCGAGCGGACCCGAACCTTTCGCCGATGAAACGGACCGTCGCTCCCTCAACCGCCTCGGCCTCCGTCGGCTCGTCGCGCCTCCGGCGAACGGGACCGAGAACACCCTGGGCGGACAGGCGAGCGTGTACGAAGGCCTCTTCGATGGAAAATCAGCGGCCGTCCGCCGGGTCCGGCTCACGGACTCCAAAGCGGAACAGCGCTTCATCCGCGAGGTCACCCTGCTCGAGCGTCTCAACAGCGCCTCGGGTGATGCGGTTCGCGAGGCGCAAGCCTACCTCCCGCGCCTCTTCGGAACCGGCATCGACCCTTCCGCGCCCGAGGTAGGGCTGGTCGTCTATGAGTGGGTGGTGGGCACGCCCCTCGAGGCCCGCCAACTGACAGCCAATGGCGCGCTTCTGGTGCTCCAGGGACTGACGCGTGCGCTGGCGGCACTGCGCCACTGCGGAATCGTGCACCGGGACATCCGCCCGGCCAACGTCCTCATCCGCCGGAACAAGAACGAGCCTGTCCTCATCGACTTCGGATTGAGTGTCGCCGTGGACGAAATCGCCAGGACGACAGCGCTCGCGGGAGTGCTGGAGTTCCTTCCGCCCGAGGTCAAGGACAGGGGCGCCTCCGCATGGAGCCACGACGGAGACATGTACTCCGTCGGGCGCACTCTCGCCGACAGCCTCACGGCTCCGGCGCACTCGGACACGGACGTCATGGGCATCCTCCAATGGATGATGCGACCCGCGCCCAAGGAGCGCCCGTCGCCGGAGGCAGTGCTCGAGCGCATCGATGCACTCGTCTCGACCCGACAGGTGGAGCAACGGAGTATCGAGTTGCGACAGAGGTTCACCGATGCCCTCAAGGGCCTGTCCCCTGGGCTCCAGGAGGCCGCCTCGGGCTCCATCGTCGACTTCGTCGCGGCACAGAGCGGCATTGCCACGCCGAAGCTCCGCCTGCTGCGCGCTTCCGAGTTCCTGGAGAATCTTGTCCAAGCCAAGGTCCGCCTGGACTATCCGGCCGTGGCTGAACTGATGGACAACTCTCCGGCCCGCACATTCCTGAAGGCCATCTCCGAGCACCGGCCCAAACTCCCCGCCGGGCTTCGCCCCCTGGCCGATTGCGAGTCCGCACACACAGTCGGAGAGCTGCGCAATGCAGCGGCGCATGGAGCACAAGCGGAGCTCATCATCGGGCGAGCGCATCGATACCTGCCTGCGAACCTCCGGAGCGGAGTTCCCTTGGACGATGCAGCTCAGCGAGCGTTTCGAACCGCCATCGAGAACGTCGGTGACGCCGTCGCCACGTTGCTCGCGAGACCCGCGGTGAGACAGCTCGTTCGAGAGTGGCTGACCCCCTGA
- a CDS encoding delta-60 repeat domain-containing protein → MALVAMGSMTWGCASDDKPPPAPSFTLRVPSEPTLRFSLQDRTPLVIEVTREVPFVGAIALTLQGLPAHIKVETSPVFVTETEKTGTFHLRVEELAPYGRFPIRVVGESGAGRFTLDVMVEVQPGPAAVDVSFGTEGLVLPALGLPSVSIRDMAVQPDGKWILVGSTGAAGSRDVLVARLLPDGTPDASFGTQGTRVIDVCGGDDALEAATLLPDGRLVLAGSAVADTNGCTALKRQSLLLVRLTATGALDPTFGNAGVWTFQHTMGTSWLSSVAVDSQGRFVGAGTVKGTDSDQLMVRLLPTGQLDPSFGTDGQVLENYGRGDTARVVLVLADDALLLGGTTYEHAEGMTLRRYRANGERDVTFNFVPPASATASRGPRKLYPVAGGKVLVVAGTASGEHGTSYGVTLSQFDATGAVDASFGVQGSQGASTPPGYGRDMLAGSGVLPGGEIAVATLDPSKVGGSEIGLVHISANGTKLRSHRPDLSGAQQPMAAVVDAEGFFRVAGLHTAPGATEAVPFVTRFWPY, encoded by the coding sequence ATGGCCCTGGTGGCAATGGGCTCCATGACCTGGGGCTGTGCCTCGGATGACAAGCCGCCCCCCGCGCCCTCCTTCACCCTTCGAGTCCCGTCCGAGCCGACGCTGCGCTTCTCCCTGCAGGACAGGACTCCCCTCGTCATCGAGGTGACACGCGAGGTGCCGTTCGTCGGGGCCATCGCCCTCACCTTGCAGGGGCTGCCTGCTCACATCAAGGTGGAGACCTCGCCGGTATTCGTGACGGAAACCGAGAAGACGGGCACGTTCCACCTCCGGGTGGAGGAACTCGCGCCCTATGGCCGCTTCCCCATTCGCGTGGTGGGAGAAAGCGGGGCAGGTCGCTTCACACTGGATGTGATGGTGGAGGTCCAGCCGGGTCCAGCCGCCGTGGATGTCTCGTTCGGCACGGAGGGGCTCGTGCTTCCGGCGCTGGGACTTCCCTCGGTGAGCATCCGGGACATGGCGGTGCAGCCGGATGGGAAGTGGATTCTCGTGGGCTCCACCGGTGCGGCGGGCTCCAGGGATGTGCTGGTGGCGCGGCTGCTGCCAGATGGAACTCCGGACGCCTCGTTCGGCACCCAGGGCACGCGGGTCATCGACGTGTGTGGCGGCGACGACGCGCTCGAGGCGGCCACCCTGCTCCCTGATGGGCGGCTGGTGCTCGCCGGCAGCGCTGTCGCCGACACGAATGGTTGCACGGCGCTCAAGCGTCAGAGCCTGCTGCTCGTCCGGCTCACCGCCACGGGGGCGCTGGACCCCACCTTCGGCAACGCCGGGGTGTGGACCTTCCAGCACACCATGGGCACCTCCTGGCTGAGCTCGGTCGCCGTGGACTCCCAGGGACGCTTCGTGGGCGCGGGGACGGTGAAGGGGACGGACTCGGACCAGTTGATGGTGCGCCTGCTGCCGACGGGGCAGCTCGACCCGTCCTTCGGCACCGACGGGCAGGTCCTCGAGAACTATGGTCGGGGCGACACGGCGCGCGTCGTGCTCGTGCTCGCGGACGATGCGCTGCTCCTGGGCGGGACGACGTACGAGCACGCCGAAGGCATGACGCTCCGGCGCTATCGGGCGAACGGGGAGCGGGACGTCACCTTCAACTTCGTCCCCCCCGCCTCGGCCACCGCCTCGCGGGGTCCCAGGAAGTTGTATCCGGTGGCGGGAGGCAAGGTGCTGGTGGTCGCGGGCACCGCCTCGGGTGAGCACGGCACGAGCTATGGAGTGACGCTGTCCCAGTTCGACGCGACGGGCGCCGTGGATGCGTCCTTCGGCGTACAGGGGTCCCAGGGCGCCAGCACGCCCCCCGGTTACGGGCGGGACATGTTGGCGGGCTCGGGAGTGCTTCCGGGCGGCGAAATCGCGGTGGCCACCCTGGACCCATCCAAGGTCGGCGGCTCGGAGATAGGGCTCGTCCACATCTCCGCGAACGGGACGAAGCTGCGCAGTCACCGCCCGGACTTGTCTGGAGCTCAGCAGCCCATGGCCGCGGTGGTCGACGCGGAGGGCTTCTTCCGGGTCGCGGGCCTGCACACGGCGCCGGGAGCGACCGAGGCGGTCCCCTTCGTGACGCGCTTCTGGCCCTACTGA
- the drmB gene encoding DUF1998 domain-containing protein — MTNRRKWTKARSTRPPDGRVRQSQVVSTFGPGSMLDLLNDAVLVGGLDFWRLKGQGEVVNEPRLLEIVEPLYHRNKWPLSKEAPFRKPPAGDEREPTESCGIQVYEFPRWFVCQNPHCRTLVRANSLERVNQEYRHRCAGVDAKPERCVPVRFVAACPRGHLSDIDWTWWMHERKPCDAPQLKLEEGVSGDFSDIEVVCSTCGKRRRLIDMTHKEQQDFCEGERPWLGLEARERCGEKQRLLVRTASNGYFAQTTSAITIPEPESLRRKVQSAWSILQSATAETLPAFRTIAQVQAALGSASNAEVLAAITAEREHTPEAVPEIRTAEWLQFLAQPQEKPGEMPRDRTEVFWARRIARPQGLPSLVERVVLARRLREVQAQVGFTRLEPLSKDLQGRYDLDVALAPMSLHRDWVPVTEMQGEGMLLVLDEPQVHAWEMSEPVLRREEVLRAGYERWKQGSGSKLPFPGVRLYLLHSLAHLVMTEVALECGYPASSIRERLYCAPHSDAVPMAGILLMTGTTGAEGTLGGLVEEGRRLGQHLARALEDARLCSNDPVCAHHEPTGRDDRDLEGAACHGCLFLPECSCERFNQYLDRALVVPTLGHEDVAFLKTPWT; from the coding sequence ATGACGAACCGTAGGAAGTGGACCAAGGCCCGCTCGACGCGGCCGCCAGATGGGCGCGTGCGCCAGAGCCAGGTGGTCTCCACCTTCGGCCCGGGCAGCATGCTGGACCTGCTCAACGACGCGGTCCTCGTGGGCGGTCTGGACTTCTGGCGTCTCAAGGGCCAGGGCGAAGTGGTCAACGAGCCCCGGCTGCTGGAAATCGTCGAGCCGCTCTACCACCGCAACAAGTGGCCGCTCAGCAAGGAGGCCCCCTTCCGCAAGCCCCCCGCCGGGGATGAGCGAGAGCCGACGGAGTCCTGCGGCATCCAGGTGTATGAGTTCCCGCGCTGGTTCGTCTGCCAGAACCCCCACTGCCGCACACTGGTGCGGGCCAACAGCCTGGAGCGCGTGAACCAGGAGTACCGCCACCGCTGCGCCGGAGTGGATGCGAAGCCTGAGCGCTGCGTGCCGGTGCGCTTCGTCGCGGCCTGTCCGCGGGGGCACCTGTCGGACATCGACTGGACCTGGTGGATGCACGAGCGCAAGCCTTGCGACGCCCCACAGCTCAAGCTCGAGGAGGGCGTGAGCGGTGACTTCAGTGACATCGAGGTCGTGTGCTCGACGTGCGGCAAGCGCAGGCGCCTCATCGACATGACTCACAAGGAGCAGCAGGACTTCTGCGAAGGGGAGCGGCCCTGGCTGGGATTGGAGGCGCGGGAGCGCTGTGGCGAGAAGCAGCGACTGCTGGTCCGCACCGCCAGCAACGGCTACTTCGCGCAGACCACCAGTGCCATCACCATCCCTGAGCCGGAGTCGCTCCGGCGCAAGGTCCAGTCCGCGTGGAGCATCCTCCAGTCCGCCACCGCGGAGACCCTGCCGGCCTTCCGGACCATTGCCCAGGTGCAGGCGGCGCTCGGCTCCGCCTCCAACGCGGAGGTGCTCGCGGCCATCACCGCGGAGCGCGAGCACACGCCTGAAGCCGTCCCGGAGATTCGCACCGCGGAGTGGCTCCAGTTCCTCGCGCAGCCCCAGGAGAAGCCCGGCGAGATGCCCAGGGACCGCACCGAGGTCTTCTGGGCTCGGCGCATCGCTCGGCCCCAGGGGCTGCCCTCGCTGGTCGAACGCGTGGTGCTGGCGCGACGGCTGCGAGAGGTCCAGGCCCAGGTCGGCTTCACGCGGCTGGAGCCCCTGTCGAAGGACCTCCAGGGGCGCTACGACCTGGACGTGGCGCTCGCACCGATGTCACTCCACCGGGACTGGGTCCCCGTCACGGAGATGCAGGGCGAGGGCATGCTGCTGGTGCTCGACGAGCCGCAGGTGCATGCGTGGGAGATGTCCGAGCCCGTGCTGCGGCGCGAGGAGGTGCTCCGGGCCGGGTATGAGCGCTGGAAGCAGGGCTCCGGCTCGAAGCTCCCCTTCCCGGGCGTGCGGCTCTACCTGCTCCATTCGCTGGCGCACCTGGTGATGACGGAGGTGGCGCTGGAGTGTGGCTACCCCGCGAGCTCCATCCGCGAGCGGCTCTACTGCGCGCCGCACAGCGACGCCGTCCCCATGGCGGGCATCCTGTTGATGACGGGCACCACGGGCGCGGAAGGCACGCTGGGCGGCCTGGTGGAGGAGGGCCGGCGACTGGGGCAGCACCTGGCCCGGGCGCTGGAGGACGCGCGCCTCTGCTCCAACGACCCGGTCTGCGCGCACCACGAACCCACGGGCCGGGATGACCGCGACCTGGAGGGCGCCGCGTGCCACGGGTGTCTCTTCCTCCCCGAGTGCTCCTGTGAGCGCTTCAACCAGTACCTGGATCGCGCGCTCGTCGTGCCCACGCTGGGCCACGAGGACGTCGCCTTCCTGAAGACGCCGTGGACCTGA
- the lepB gene encoding signal peptidase I, with translation MTVEAAVTLPQPRLPFLGRRVAAAFLSLLCPGAGHVFMGRWRSGAGWVLSLVAIASSLPFVGFVGVVMLLSMAVVAAVDAVRLAPARQGVPSLGRAVAMGAVAWLVGILALSLLRACVVSNWHVPSGSMEPSILSGDVLMADGSVGPPLQRRPVRRGEVLVFSAPHAANAPFITRVVALAGDTVRVEKGTLWLNGSPVPRRSTAEPCTAGAVPLPGADCAVSEELLDGVAYRIQGGGEEPSTPDAEGMCPPLLVRAGADCKVPSGHLFVLGDSRANSHDSRSYGAVPESNVLAVGSYVYFSWSTEAGVRTERLGLWLR, from the coding sequence ATGACCGTCGAAGCCGCAGTGACGCTGCCGCAGCCCCGGTTGCCCTTTCTCGGACGCAGGGTGGCGGCCGCGTTTCTCTCGCTGCTCTGTCCCGGCGCGGGACATGTCTTCATGGGTCGATGGCGGAGCGGAGCCGGGTGGGTTCTGTCCTTGGTGGCCATTGCCTCGAGCCTGCCCTTCGTCGGCTTTGTCGGCGTCGTCATGCTGCTCTCGATGGCCGTCGTCGCGGCCGTCGACGCGGTCCGCCTGGCTCCAGCGCGGCAGGGAGTTCCCTCGCTCGGGCGCGCGGTGGCGATGGGCGCGGTGGCGTGGCTCGTGGGTATCCTGGCGTTGAGCCTGCTGCGCGCTTGTGTCGTGAGCAACTGGCACGTGCCGTCCGGGTCCATGGAGCCCTCCATCCTGAGCGGGGACGTGCTGATGGCGGACGGCAGCGTCGGGCCTCCGCTCCAGCGCCGGCCCGTGAGGCGCGGCGAGGTGTTGGTGTTCTCGGCCCCCCATGCGGCCAACGCGCCCTTCATCACGCGCGTCGTCGCGCTGGCGGGTGACACCGTCCGGGTGGAGAAGGGGACCCTGTGGCTCAACGGATCCCCCGTTCCTCGACGGTCCACGGCGGAGCCCTGCACGGCGGGCGCCGTGCCACTTCCGGGGGCCGACTGTGCGGTCTCGGAGGAACTGTTGGACGGCGTTGCCTATCGCATCCAGGGCGGCGGAGAGGAGCCGTCCACCCCAGACGCGGAGGGGATGTGTCCGCCCCTCCTCGTACGGGCGGGGGCGGACTGCAAGGTCCCCAGCGGACATCTCTTCGTCCTCGGGGACTCGCGCGCGAACAGCCATGACTCGCGCAGCTACGGGGCCGTTCCGGAGTCCAACGTCCTGGCCGTGGGGTCCTACGTCTATTTCTCGTGGAGCACGGAGGCAGGCGTCCGCACGGAGCGGCTCGGTCTATGGCTGCGTTGA